One genomic window of Solanum dulcamara chromosome 12, daSolDulc1.2, whole genome shotgun sequence includes the following:
- the LOC129877598 gene encoding glutaredoxin-C9-like yields MTIGRSSSATSSGGSTIFESRSGESNTTNSDDDTRSRNRNSYVTTRVAKSISENAIIVVAIRGCCMCHVAKNLLLGLGANPTIFEVNDEDEDDVKKELSIIVSSAGGTTTELPAVFVGGNMFGGLERVISTHISGELVPLLKEVGALWL; encoded by the exons atGACGATCGGACGTAGCTCATCCGCCACCTCTAGTGGTGGTTCCACCATTTTCGAGTCACGTTCAG GTGAGAGCAACACTACCAATTCCGATGATGACACGAGATCACGAAACAGAAATTCCTATGTCACTACTAGGGTGGCGAAATCCATCTCGGAGAACGCGATAATCGTAGTAGCGATACGTGGGTGTTGCATGTGCCATGTTGCGAAGAATTTACTTCTAGGGTTAGGTGCTAACCCTACGATTTTCGAAGTGAacgatgaagatgaagatgatgtgaAGAAGGAGTTGTCGATAATCGTGAGCAGTGCTGGTGGAACAACGACGGAGTTGCCGGCGGTTTTCGTAGGCGGAAATATGTTTGGAGGACTAGAAAGAGTGATATCCACACATATTTCTGGTGAATTAGTGCCACTACTAAAAGAAGTTGGGGCTTTATggctttaa
- the LOC129877162 gene encoding histone H3.2: MARTKQTARKSTGGKAPRKQLATKAARKSAPATGGVKKPHRFRPGTVALREIRKYQKSTELLIRKLPFQRLVREIAQDFKTDLRFQSSAVAALQEAAEAYLVGLFEDTNLCAIHAKRVTIMPKDIQLARRIRGERA, encoded by the coding sequence ATGGCTCGTACAAAGCAAACTGCTCGTAAATCAACTGGAGGCAAAGCTCCAAGGAAGCAATTGGCAACAAAAGCTGCCAGGAAATCTGCTCCAGCTACTGGAGGAGTGAAGAAGCCACACAGATTCAGGCCAGGTACTGTGGCGCTCAGAGAAATCCGAAAGTATCAGAAATCGACTGAACTCCTCATTCGAAAGCTTCCGTTCCAGCGTTTGGTTCGTGAGATTGCTCAGGATTTCAAGACCGATCTTCGTTTCCAGAGCTCTGCTGTAGCCGCGCTACAGGAGGCAGCTGAAGCGTATCTTGTTGGATTGTTCGAGGATACCAACCTTTGTGCGATTCATGCTAAGAGGGTTACTATTATGCCGAAAGATATTCAGCTTGCTAGGAGGATTAGGGGTGAGAGAGCTTAA
- the LOC129877494 gene encoding dirigent protein 22-like codes for MKKFLFLICLLIAITNLPSTLGDNLSPKEVEKWFKKLSYAKEKMTKFHFYFHDIVSGKNPSAIQIAQANITSLSPTSFGLVRMMDNPMTIGPNINSEIIGRAQGIYGFTSFEDRELLMTFNFVFTQGKYNGSTLSILGHNRVSREYRELPVVGGSGVFRLARGTLTARTYWYNATTRDVIIECHVVVLHY; via the exons atgaagaagtttTTGTTCTTGATTTGCTTGTTAATTGCAATTACTAATTTGCCTTCAACTCTTGGGGACAATTTAAGCCCAAAAGAAGTTGAAAAATGGTTCAAGAAGTTATCATATGCAAAGGAAAAAATGACcaaatttcacttttattttcatGACATTGTGAGTGGAAAGAATCCATCAGCAATTCAGATAGCACAGGCCAATATTACCTCTTTGTCTCCCACATCTTTTGGTTTAGTGAGGATGATGGACAATCCAATGACTATTGGACCAAATATCAATTCCGAG ATAATTGGTCGAGCTCAAGGGATATATGGTTTCACCTCATTTGAAGATAGGGAACTACTTATGACTTTCAACTTTGTGTTCACCCAAGGTAAGTACAACGGTAGCACACTCAGTATCCTCGGACACAACAGGGTGTCTCGCGAATATCGTGAGTTGCCAGTGGTTGGTGGCTCCGGTGTTTTCCGACTAGCACGAGGTACTCTCACGGCGAGAACCTATTGGTACAATGCCACTACTCGTGATGTAATAATTGAATGTCATGTTGTGGTTTTACATTATTGA